In a genomic window of Dyadobacter fermentans DSM 18053:
- a CDS encoding peptidylprolyl isomerase: MTKAEMITDKGTMLIEFYDEDAPNTVKNFVDLSKKGFYDGVIFHRVIPDFVIQGGDPTGTGRGGPGYHIDCELTGGNQYHDRGVLSMAHAGRNTGGSQFFICHSRNNTAHLDRNHTCFGRVVEGVETVDAIRQGDKIQKITIIEEA; the protein is encoded by the coding sequence ATGACAAAAGCGGAAATGATCACTGACAAGGGCACGATGCTCATCGAGTTTTACGATGAAGATGCACCCAATACAGTGAAAAACTTTGTTGATCTTTCTAAAAAAGGCTTTTACGACGGTGTGATTTTCCACCGCGTTATCCCTGACTTCGTGATCCAGGGCGGCGACCCTACCGGCACCGGCCGTGGAGGTCCTGGCTACCACATTGATTGCGAACTTACCGGCGGTAACCAGTATCACGACCGCGGCGTGCTTTCGATGGCACACGCCGGCCGCAATACCGGTGGCTCTCAGTTCTTCATCTGCCACAGCCGCAACAACACCGCGCACCTCGACAGGAACCATACCTGCTTCGGCCGCGTGGTAGAAGGTGTGGAAACGGTTGACGCGATCCGCCAGGGCGACAAAATCCAGAAGATCACGATCATCGAGGAAGCCTAA
- the purH gene encoding bifunctional phosphoribosylaminoimidazolecarboxamide formyltransferase/IMP cyclohydrolase, whose translation MSKKIQSALISVYYKDGLEPLVRLLHNNGVKLYSTGGTQTFIENLNIPVTAAEELTGYPSIFGGRVKTLHPAIMGGILYRRDDEGDVAQAAQYNIPAIDMVVVDLYPFEETVASGASEEDIIEKIDIGGISLIRATAKNFKDTLIVSSRSQYAEVVELLNAKAGATDIEDRRYYAGLAFGVSSHYDGAINSFFTSGKETTDKELFDFTNLASQTLRYGENPHQSATYYGDLEGIFDKLHGKELSYNNLVDVDACVSLIDEFADAQPTFAIIKHTNACGIATAPTAKEAYDNALACDPVSAFGGVVITNTKVDLATAEELNKLFMEILIAPAYDEEALTLLKSKKNRILLKRNDVVLPQIMFKTILNGVLVQDKDLATEVAAQFTTVTEKAPTSEEVSALEFALKVSKHTKSNTIVLARENQLLASGTGQTSRVDALRQAIDKAKSFGFDLNGAVMASDAFFPFADCVEIAHQAGITAVVQPGGSIRDKDSVDYCNANGLAMVTTGVRHFKH comes from the coding sequence ATGTCTAAAAAAATCCAATCCGCGCTTATTTCTGTTTATTACAAAGACGGTCTTGAGCCTTTGGTCCGCCTCCTGCACAACAACGGCGTAAAGCTGTACTCCACCGGGGGAACTCAGACTTTCATTGAAAATCTCAACATTCCAGTAACCGCTGCCGAAGAACTGACCGGTTATCCTTCGATTTTCGGCGGGCGTGTTAAAACGCTTCACCCGGCCATTATGGGCGGTATTCTGTATCGTCGCGACGACGAGGGCGATGTGGCCCAGGCAGCGCAGTATAACATTCCGGCCATCGACATGGTGGTGGTAGACCTTTATCCTTTCGAGGAAACGGTGGCATCCGGCGCGAGCGAGGAGGACATTATTGAAAAAATAGACATTGGCGGCATCTCCCTGATCCGTGCGACGGCGAAGAATTTCAAAGACACGCTCATCGTATCGTCGCGCAGCCAGTATGCCGAAGTGGTGGAGCTTTTGAATGCAAAAGCGGGCGCTACCGATATCGAAGACCGCCGCTATTATGCAGGCCTGGCATTCGGGGTCTCTTCCCATTATGACGGCGCGATCAACAGTTTCTTCACATCCGGAAAAGAAACGACCGACAAAGAGCTGTTTGACTTCACAAATCTGGCTTCGCAAACCCTCCGTTACGGCGAAAACCCGCACCAGAGCGCGACTTACTATGGCGACCTGGAAGGTATTTTCGATAAACTGCACGGAAAAGAGCTATCCTATAACAACCTCGTGGACGTAGATGCGTGCGTGAGCCTGATCGACGAATTTGCTGATGCCCAGCCTACTTTCGCGATCATCAAGCACACCAATGCATGCGGTATCGCTACTGCGCCTACTGCCAAGGAAGCGTACGACAATGCACTGGCCTGCGACCCGGTGTCGGCGTTCGGTGGTGTGGTGATTACCAATACAAAAGTGGATCTGGCGACGGCTGAGGAGCTGAACAAGCTGTTCATGGAAATCCTGATCGCGCCTGCTTACGATGAGGAGGCATTGACGCTTCTGAAATCCAAAAAGAACCGCATTCTGTTGAAGCGTAATGACGTGGTCCTGCCGCAAATTATGTTCAAAACCATTTTGAACGGCGTGCTGGTACAGGATAAAGACCTCGCAACGGAAGTTGCTGCGCAGTTCACCACCGTGACTGAAAAAGCTCCTACTTCCGAAGAAGTTTCTGCATTGGAATTCGCATTGAAAGTTAGCAAGCACACCAAGTCGAATACCATCGTACTGGCAAGAGAAAATCAGCTGCTGGCAAGCGGTACCGGCCAGACCTCACGCGTGGACGCATTGCGCCAGGCGATCGACAAGGCGAAATCGTTCGGGTTCGACCTGAATGGTGCGGTAATGGCGTCGGACGCATTCTTCCCATTTGCCGATTGCGTTGAAATCGCGCATCAGGCGGGCATTACTGCCGTGGTTCAGCCGGGCGGTTCTATTCGTGACAAGGATTCGGTGGATTATTGCAATGCCAATGGGCTTGCGATGGTTACTACCGGTGTTCGTCACTTTAAGCATTAA
- a CDS encoding SDR family oxidoreductase produces the protein MNLDLTGKTAIVCGSTQGIGLAVAVELALLGANVTLVARNEDKLREAVEDLDTSLGQLHRYVVADFADHEALRSAIENYLRLCPEVHILVNNTGGPSGGPIIEAESEQFLKTFQMHVINNQFLVQSVAPSMKSAGFGRIINIISTSVKQPIIGLGVSNTIRGAVASWAKTMSLELGQYGITVNNVLPGYTETARLDSVLEMRSKSQGKSTEQVAQELQAAIPIRRFSEAKEVAAAVAFLASPAAASISGVNLPVDGGRTESL, from the coding sequence ATGAACCTCGACCTGACCGGAAAAACAGCGATCGTATGCGGAAGTACCCAGGGCATCGGCCTCGCAGTCGCCGTTGAACTTGCCCTGCTGGGCGCGAATGTGACGCTCGTAGCCCGTAATGAAGATAAATTGCGCGAAGCCGTGGAAGACCTGGACACCTCGCTCGGCCAGCTGCACCGCTACGTCGTGGCTGATTTTGCCGACCACGAGGCCCTCAGATCGGCCATCGAAAATTACCTGCGCCTTTGTCCGGAAGTGCACATTCTCGTGAACAACACCGGTGGCCCGTCGGGCGGCCCGATCATCGAAGCGGAAAGCGAGCAGTTCCTCAAAACCTTCCAAATGCACGTGATCAACAACCAGTTTCTCGTGCAGTCGGTGGCGCCGTCGATGAAAAGCGCCGGATTTGGGAGGATTATCAATATTATCAGCACTTCGGTGAAGCAGCCTATCATTGGCCTCGGCGTGTCCAACACCATCCGCGGGGCCGTTGCGAGCTGGGCCAAAACAATGTCGTTGGAACTGGGGCAGTATGGCATTACCGTTAATAATGTGCTGCCCGGCTACACCGAAACCGCCCGGCTGGATTCCGTGCTCGAAATGCGGAGCAAGTCACAGGGCAAATCCACAGAACAAGTTGCGCAGGAATTACAGGCAGCCATCCCTATCCGCCGGTTTAGTGAAGCCAAAGAAGTGGCAGCGGCCGTTGCATTTCTCGCCAGCCCCGCCGCAGCGAGCATTAGCGGGGTAAACCTACCGGTGGACGGCGGCCGGACTGAAAGTTTGTAA
- a CDS encoding FAD-binding and (Fe-S)-binding domain-containing protein — protein sequence MTSPSPVSDADLSLLAQRLEGDLFYDNTMRTLYATDASAYREMPLAVAIPRSSADLKALISYATEKRVSLIPRTAGTSLAGQVVGNGIVVDVSKNFNKILEINAEERWVRVQPGVVRDELNMALKPYGMYFGPETSTANRAMIGGMVGNNSCGSNSIVYGSTREHLLEVKAILADGTDAEFKNVTSPELQSLLSNARQKNGSASLLDKIYLKTDAILNSPENQAEIRKNFPKPSVERRNTGYALDMLLNMEPYTTGTGADKPFNMCSLIAGSEGTLCFLTEIKVNLVPLPPKTQGLVCVHCDTIDEALRATILTLKYGPHAVELIDEYVLECAATNVEQRKNAFFVMNKPDGKFPAILVVDLSRETKEEVEQLAAEMEKEFREAGIGFHYPLLFGEDTKKIWTLRKAGLGLLGNIPGDEKAVAVIEDTAIDVYDQPEYIREFNEILKKHGMSAVHYAHAGSGELHLRPIINLKTSEGHRQFRMIAEEIADLVKKYDGSLSGEHGDGRLRGEFIPKMVGQHNYQLFKDIKKTWDPNNIFNPGKIVDTAPMDTFLRYEADQQTPEFKTNFRFHDQNILQHAEQCNGSGDCRKTHLSGGTMCPSFMATRNEKDTTRARANILREMLTRSPKENRFDNKEIKEVYDLCLACKGCKGECPSNVDVAKLKMEFLQQYHDANGIPVRSWLIGNFSKMTGIASYVPWAYNLIFKNAPLRKIANTVVGFHPERTMPLLHSTTLKKWYDQRKSSAPKSERKVYLFCDEFTNYNDVEIGKTAIRALEKLGYEVIIPNHGPSGRPQLSKGLLRDAKKIAEENIRLLKDIISHDTPLVGIEPSAILTFRDEYPDLVSDELVEETKKIAQNALQFDEFIAREIELKNISKNQFTKEKRLIKLHGHCQQKAISSVIPTKKMLSLPENYTVQLIPSGCCGMAGSFGYEKEHFEISMQIGELVLFPTVRQQPEEVIIAAPGTSCRHQIHDGTGRKALHPAEILWDALV from the coding sequence ATGACATCCCCGTCTCCAGTATCAGATGCCGATCTGAGTTTGCTTGCACAACGCCTTGAGGGTGACCTCTTCTACGACAATACCATGCGGACGTTATATGCAACAGACGCATCTGCCTATCGTGAAATGCCGCTGGCCGTCGCGATCCCCCGATCGAGCGCCGACCTGAAAGCCCTTATTTCATATGCCACGGAAAAACGTGTGTCGCTGATCCCCCGCACCGCCGGGACCTCGCTTGCAGGACAGGTTGTGGGTAACGGTATAGTGGTAGACGTTTCTAAGAATTTTAATAAAATACTCGAAATAAACGCGGAAGAACGCTGGGTACGCGTGCAGCCGGGCGTGGTGCGCGACGAGCTGAATATGGCCCTGAAACCCTACGGAATGTATTTCGGCCCTGAAACTTCCACAGCCAACCGCGCAATGATCGGCGGGATGGTGGGAAACAACTCGTGCGGTTCCAACTCCATTGTGTACGGCAGCACGCGCGAGCATTTGCTGGAAGTGAAAGCGATCCTCGCCGACGGCACCGACGCCGAATTCAAGAATGTAACATCGCCAGAATTGCAATCGCTCCTGAGCAATGCCCGCCAAAAAAACGGCAGCGCATCGCTTTTGGACAAAATATACCTTAAAACCGACGCCATCCTCAACTCGCCTGAAAACCAGGCCGAGATCCGGAAAAACTTCCCGAAACCGTCGGTAGAGCGCCGCAATACGGGGTACGCCCTTGATATGCTGCTCAATATGGAGCCTTACACCACAGGCACCGGGGCAGACAAGCCTTTCAATATGTGCAGCCTCATCGCAGGCTCGGAAGGAACGCTATGTTTCCTCACTGAAATCAAGGTCAATCTGGTGCCGCTGCCGCCTAAAACGCAGGGCCTCGTGTGCGTGCATTGCGATACCATAGACGAAGCACTCCGCGCAACCATCCTCACGCTCAAATACGGCCCGCACGCCGTGGAGCTTATCGACGAATACGTGTTAGAATGCGCGGCCACGAACGTGGAGCAACGGAAAAATGCGTTTTTCGTGATGAACAAGCCTGATGGCAAGTTCCCGGCTATTCTCGTAGTGGACCTGTCGAGGGAAACGAAGGAGGAAGTGGAGCAGCTGGCAGCGGAAATGGAGAAGGAATTCCGTGAAGCCGGCATTGGTTTCCATTATCCGCTTTTGTTTGGAGAGGATACCAAGAAGATATGGACGCTGCGGAAGGCGGGGCTTGGGCTCCTGGGCAACATTCCCGGCGACGAAAAGGCCGTAGCGGTAATCGAAGACACGGCGATTGACGTGTACGACCAGCCTGAGTACATCCGCGAGTTCAACGAAATCTTGAAAAAACACGGAATGTCGGCCGTGCATTATGCGCACGCAGGCTCGGGAGAGCTGCATTTGCGTCCGATCATCAACCTTAAAACCAGTGAAGGTCACCGCCAGTTCAGGATGATCGCCGAGGAAATCGCTGATCTGGTGAAGAAATACGACGGCTCGCTCTCAGGCGAGCATGGCGACGGCCGTTTGCGGGGCGAATTTATTCCCAAAATGGTGGGCCAGCATAACTACCAGCTTTTCAAGGACATTAAGAAAACCTGGGACCCGAATAATATTTTCAATCCGGGCAAGATCGTCGACACCGCGCCGATGGACACGTTCCTGCGCTACGAGGCCGACCAGCAAACGCCCGAATTCAAAACTAATTTCCGGTTCCACGACCAGAATATCCTGCAACACGCCGAGCAATGCAACGGCTCGGGCGACTGCCGGAAAACGCATTTGAGCGGCGGCACCATGTGCCCGAGCTTCATGGCTACCCGCAACGAAAAGGACACCACCCGCGCCCGGGCGAACATCCTGCGTGAAATGCTCACGCGCTCGCCGAAGGAAAACCGGTTCGACAACAAAGAAATTAAGGAAGTGTACGACCTCTGCCTGGCCTGTAAGGGCTGCAAAGGCGAATGTCCTTCCAATGTGGACGTTGCGAAGCTGAAAATGGAGTTTTTGCAGCAATATCACGACGCGAACGGCATTCCGGTACGCTCCTGGCTGATCGGCAATTTCTCTAAAATGACCGGCATCGCCAGCTACGTTCCGTGGGCTTACAATCTCATTTTCAAGAATGCGCCACTCCGTAAGATCGCCAACACGGTCGTAGGCTTCCACCCGGAGCGCACTATGCCGCTGCTGCACAGCACTACATTGAAAAAATGGTACGATCAGCGCAAAAGCAGCGCGCCGAAATCGGAGCGGAAAGTGTATTTGTTCTGCGATGAGTTTACCAATTATAATGATGTGGAAATTGGTAAAACGGCCATTCGGGCGCTGGAAAAGCTGGGTTATGAAGTGATTATTCCAAATCACGGTCCGTCGGGCAGGCCGCAGTTGTCCAAAGGCTTGCTGCGGGATGCCAAGAAAATCGCGGAAGAGAACATCCGTCTGCTGAAAGACATTATCTCCCACGACACGCCGCTGGTAGGTATTGAACCCTCAGCGATCCTGACATTCCGCGACGAATATCCTGATCTCGTAAGTGATGAATTGGTGGAAGAGACGAAGAAAATCGCCCAGAATGCGTTGCAGTTCGACGAATTCATAGCACGCGAAATCGAGTTGAAAAACATTTCCAAAAACCAATTCACGAAAGAAAAACGGCTCATCAAACTGCACGGCCACTGCCAGCAAAAAGCCATTTCCAGTGTGATACCGACGAAAAAAATGCTTTCACTGCCTGAAAACTACACCGTGCAGCTCATTCCATCGGGATGCTGCGGCATGGCGGGATCATTCGGCTACGAAAAAGAGCATTTCGAAATTTCCATGCAAATCGGTGAGCTCGTCCTCTTCCCGACCGTGCGCCAGCAACCGGAGGAAGTGATCATCGCCGCCCCCGGCACCAGCTGCCGCCACCAGATCCACGACGGCACCGGCCGGAAGGCGCTGCACCCGGCGGAAATTCTTTGGGATGCTTTGGTGTAA
- a CDS encoding VCBS repeat-containing protein, translating to MLLAALFFVLIYSQFSCKKSEEHYDGLFEEMDAAQTGVDFVNKVEDREEVNIFNYRNFYNGGGVSVGDINNDGLPDIYFTANMGENKLYLNKGNWKFEDITARAGVGEPDKWSTGVVMADVNGDNLLDIYVCNAGYEKFIKKQGNSLYINNGDLTFTESARKYGLDETGYTTHAAFLDYDLDGDLDAYVLNNSFIPVNTLNYANDRRLRAKDWPVKDYLKGGGAKLFRNDGGKFADVSEAAGIYGSLIGFGLGVTVGDINGDLYPDIYICNDFYEKDYLYINQQNGTFSEELEKRVKHTSLASMGADMADISNDGYSELFVTDMLPRDEYRYKTTTSFENHYLFNLKKEKGFYNQYMQNSLQFNNQDGTFSEIANYSGVAASDWSWGALLFDADNDSKTDIYVCNGIYHDILDQDFIDFFANEVTQKMVLSGEKQNMQHIIDRMPSTPIANNFFHHEGNLQFKEKAKEFGFGKPSFSNGAAYADLDNDGDLDLVVNNVNAPCFVYKNKSESQHDRNHYIKFNLKGEGMNTRAIGSKVEVYAAGQVFSKQLNPSRGFQSSTEYPLTIGLGKIVQIDSVRVLWPTRKVTSLHAVRSDTVLTLSIGEARTPYLQQAIPPGRMLTNVPAKGLEAHRENRYEDFYNERNIPMMLSREGPKAAIGDVNGDGLDDIYICGAKGQEGQLYLQKGGLFVPSPQKSFTAHAGFEDTAALFFDADGDGAPDLVVGSGGNEGQATAADLPTRLYLNDGKGNFTFAPTALPPNAMNTAVLVTEDYDGDGDLDLFAGSRSVPREYGSSPASYLYQNDGKGNFRDVTNEIAPEVAKAGMVRDAVWTDIDGDGQKELVIAGDWMAPAAYRFSGGRFIKITTGLEGYAGFWGALKTGDFDGDGDQDLALGNIGENFSLHAAPGAPLKIWINDFNKNGTIEKVISKSVDAKDLPVLLKREMTTQFPFLKKKSIKHSEYAVLTVQDLFPDDLLQSAVAKSVTYLKSAIAVNNGKGQFTLTPLPYMAQFSCLNAIQSEDVNHDGKPDLVVGGNFTHFIPQLRSLDACHGNVLINKGNMQFEVLQARQSGYAVDGEVKQISRITVGGQPYVINLINNAAPVLFKINRL from the coding sequence ATGCTGCTGGCAGCATTGTTTTTTGTCCTGATATACAGCCAGTTTTCCTGCAAAAAGTCCGAGGAACATTATGATGGCCTTTTCGAGGAAATGGACGCGGCTCAAACCGGTGTCGATTTTGTGAACAAGGTCGAGGACCGGGAGGAAGTGAACATTTTCAACTACCGTAATTTTTACAATGGCGGCGGGGTGTCGGTCGGGGATATCAATAACGACGGGCTCCCGGACATTTACTTCACCGCCAACATGGGTGAGAACAAGCTGTACCTCAACAAAGGCAACTGGAAGTTTGAGGACATTACCGCCCGCGCCGGCGTGGGCGAACCCGATAAATGGAGCACAGGCGTGGTCATGGCCGACGTAAATGGTGACAACCTGCTCGATATTTACGTATGCAATGCCGGTTACGAAAAGTTTATCAAAAAGCAAGGCAACTCCCTTTACATCAATAACGGCGACCTCACGTTCACGGAATCGGCCCGGAAATACGGGCTGGATGAAACCGGTTACACCACCCACGCGGCGTTTCTGGACTACGACCTCGACGGCGACCTGGATGCTTACGTACTGAACAACAGCTTCATTCCCGTTAATACCCTCAATTACGCCAACGACCGCCGCCTGCGTGCGAAAGACTGGCCCGTGAAAGATTATCTGAAAGGAGGCGGGGCCAAGTTGTTCCGAAACGACGGGGGCAAATTCGCGGACGTAAGCGAAGCTGCGGGCATTTACGGCAGCCTGATCGGCTTCGGGCTGGGCGTGACGGTGGGGGATATCAATGGCGACCTTTACCCGGACATTTACATCTGCAACGACTTTTACGAGAAGGACTATTTATACATCAACCAGCAAAACGGCACATTCTCCGAAGAGCTCGAAAAGCGCGTAAAGCATACGAGCCTCGCCTCGATGGGCGCCGATATGGCCGATATCAGTAATGATGGCTACTCGGAGCTGTTTGTGACCGACATGCTCCCGCGCGATGAGTACCGCTACAAGACCACCACGTCGTTCGAGAACCACTACCTTTTTAACCTGAAAAAGGAAAAGGGTTTTTATAACCAATACATGCAAAACAGCCTGCAATTCAACAACCAGGACGGGACATTCAGTGAAATTGCCAATTATTCGGGCGTGGCGGCGAGCGATTGGAGCTGGGGCGCGTTGCTGTTTGATGCCGACAATGATTCCAAAACGGATATTTATGTGTGCAATGGCATTTACCATGACATTCTCGATCAGGACTTTATCGATTTTTTTGCCAATGAAGTCACGCAGAAAATGGTCCTGTCCGGCGAGAAGCAGAATATGCAGCACATTATCGACCGGATGCCTTCGACACCCATTGCCAATAATTTCTTCCATCATGAAGGCAATCTGCAATTCAAGGAGAAGGCCAAAGAATTCGGGTTTGGTAAACCCTCCTTTTCCAATGGCGCTGCCTATGCCGACCTGGATAATGACGGCGATCTCGACCTGGTCGTTAATAATGTGAATGCTCCTTGCTTTGTATATAAAAATAAGTCTGAATCGCAGCACGACAGGAACCACTACATTAAGTTTAACCTCAAAGGCGAGGGGATGAACACCCGGGCGATTGGCTCCAAAGTGGAGGTTTACGCGGCCGGGCAGGTGTTTAGCAAGCAGTTGAACCCGTCCCGCGGGTTCCAGTCGAGCACGGAATACCCGCTGACGATTGGATTAGGGAAAATCGTGCAGATCGACTCCGTGCGGGTGCTCTGGCCGACCCGGAAGGTAACCAGCCTGCATGCAGTCCGGTCCGACACGGTGCTGACCCTATCAATCGGCGAGGCCCGCACCCCATACCTGCAACAAGCGATCCCGCCCGGCCGAATGCTGACGAATGTGCCCGCGAAAGGGCTGGAAGCACACCGTGAAAACCGGTACGAAGACTTTTATAATGAAAGGAATATTCCCATGATGCTGTCCCGCGAAGGCCCTAAGGCGGCCATCGGTGATGTGAACGGCGACGGGCTCGACGACATTTACATTTGCGGTGCGAAAGGCCAGGAAGGTCAGTTGTACTTACAAAAAGGCGGTCTATTTGTTCCATCACCACAAAAATCCTTTACTGCTCACGCTGGCTTTGAGGATACGGCCGCATTGTTTTTCGATGCAGATGGCGATGGCGCCCCCGACCTTGTGGTGGGCAGTGGGGGCAATGAGGGCCAGGCTACCGCCGCCGACCTGCCTACGCGCCTGTACCTGAACGACGGAAAGGGCAATTTTACCTTCGCCCCGACAGCCCTACCACCTAATGCGATGAACACCGCCGTGCTCGTCACCGAAGATTATGACGGCGACGGCGATCTGGACCTTTTCGCAGGCAGCCGGAGCGTCCCACGGGAATATGGGTCGAGCCCGGCCAGCTACCTGTATCAGAATGACGGGAAAGGGAATTTCAGGGATGTAACAAACGAAATTGCGCCAGAAGTGGCGAAAGCAGGCATGGTACGCGATGCAGTCTGGACCGATATCGACGGCGACGGGCAAAAAGAGCTGGTTATTGCGGGTGACTGGATGGCGCCGGCAGCCTACCGGTTTTCGGGAGGGCGTTTTATCAAAATTACGACTGGTCTGGAAGGCTACGCGGGTTTTTGGGGAGCTTTAAAAACAGGGGATTTCGACGGTGACGGCGATCAGGACCTGGCTTTGGGAAACATCGGGGAAAACTTTTCGCTTCACGCCGCACCGGGTGCGCCGCTGAAAATCTGGATCAACGATTTTAATAAAAACGGCACCATTGAGAAGGTAATTTCCAAATCTGTGGACGCCAAAGACCTCCCCGTGCTGCTGAAACGAGAAATGACCACACAGTTTCCTTTCCTTAAAAAGAAAAGTATAAAGCATTCGGAATATGCGGTGCTCACAGTGCAGGACCTTTTCCCGGACGACCTGCTGCAATCGGCCGTAGCAAAATCCGTGACGTATCTGAAATCTGCCATTGCGGTTAACAACGGCAAAGGACAGTTTACATTAACGCCATTGCCATACATGGCGCAATTCTCCTGCCTGAATGCCATCCAGAGCGAGGATGTAAATCACGACGGCAAGCCGGACCTCGTTGTGGGAGGCAATTTTACCCATTTTATACCGCAGCTGAGAAGCCTCGACGCCTGCCACGGCAATGTGCTGATCAACAAGGGGAATATGCAATTCGAGGTATTGCAGGCCAGGCAGAGCGGCTATGCGGTGGACGGCGAGGTGAAGCAGATCAGCCGGATCACGGTAGGAGGGCAGCCTTATGTGATCAATTTGATCAATAATGCCGCCCCCGTGCTGTTTAAAATCAATAGACTGTAA
- a CDS encoding sodium:solute symporter family transporter has product MQQLQTLDYVVFFFYFIVVSGYGYWIYQRKKSNVESTKDFFLAEGSLTWWAIGASLIASNISAEQFIGMSGNGFSMGLGISTYEWMAAATLVIVAVFFMPIYLKNKIYTMPQFLSQRYNQSVSLIMAVFWLALYILVNLTSILYLGALAVSGISGLDFQLCMIALAVFAIVITIGGMKVIGFTDVIQVFFLVIGGLATTYLAINLVSDNAGVEGIVQGFKVMRENHDDHFHMIFPKSSPFYMQLPGLTVLLGGMWIVNLNYWGCNQYITQRALGADLKTARNGILFAAFLKLLMPVIVVLPGIAAYALYSKGMFQAEMLGEDGVINADKAYPVLLNLLPTGLKGLSFAALTAAVVASLAGKANSISTIFTLDIFKNYIGKNADEKTLVRIGRAVVVISMILAIIVSPYMGIDKKGGFQFIQEMTGLLSPGIFASFIMGFFWKRTNSAGALFAIVGGFLIALAMHNNYFPFADWTQVPFLDRMGLVFLICVVVMFILGMVMPDEKKGLAIDASMFIPHRSFVIGAAVVIAIIAYLYGHFW; this is encoded by the coding sequence ATGCAACAATTACAAACACTGGATTATGTCGTCTTCTTCTTTTACTTCATTGTAGTCTCCGGTTACGGTTATTGGATTTATCAGCGGAAAAAATCAAATGTTGAATCGACAAAGGACTTCTTCCTCGCGGAGGGTTCTCTTACCTGGTGGGCTATCGGTGCTTCGCTGATCGCGTCGAACATTTCGGCGGAACAGTTTATCGGGATGTCGGGGAACGGCTTTTCGATGGGTCTCGGGATTTCCACCTACGAATGGATGGCGGCAGCTACACTGGTGATCGTGGCTGTTTTTTTTATGCCCATTTACCTCAAAAACAAAATTTACACCATGCCGCAGTTCCTGAGCCAGCGGTATAACCAGTCGGTGAGCTTGATCATGGCTGTGTTCTGGCTCGCGCTGTATATTCTGGTGAACCTTACCTCCATTCTCTACCTCGGGGCATTGGCGGTTTCGGGTATCTCAGGCCTTGATTTTCAGCTTTGTATGATTGCGCTGGCGGTTTTCGCAATTGTGATTACCATCGGCGGGATGAAAGTGATCGGTTTTACGGACGTGATCCAGGTGTTCTTCCTCGTAATCGGCGGTTTGGCAACTACCTACCTGGCGATCAACCTGGTGTCCGACAATGCGGGTGTTGAAGGTATCGTGCAGGGTTTCAAAGTAATGCGTGAAAATCACGACGATCACTTCCATATGATTTTCCCCAAATCGAGCCCGTTCTATATGCAGCTCCCGGGATTGACGGTGCTGCTTGGCGGGATGTGGATCGTGAACCTGAACTACTGGGGTTGTAACCAGTACATCACACAACGTGCATTGGGTGCAGACCTTAAAACGGCGCGTAACGGTATTCTTTTCGCCGCATTTTTGAAGCTTTTGATGCCGGTGATCGTCGTATTGCCGGGTATTGCGGCTTACGCATTGTACAGCAAAGGCATGTTCCAGGCCGAAATGCTGGGTGAAGATGGCGTGATCAACGCCGATAAAGCCTATCCTGTGCTCCTTAACCTGCTTCCGACCGGTTTGAAAGGCCTCTCGTTCGCCGCATTGACGGCCGCTGTTGTAGCTTCCCTGGCCGGTAAAGCAAACAGTATTTCCACGATTTTTACCCTGGATATTTTCAAAAACTACATCGGCAAAAATGCCGACGAGAAGACGCTCGTGCGCATTGGCCGCGCGGTGGTGGTGATCTCGATGATCCTCGCGATTATCGTTTCTCCTTACATGGGTATCGACAAAAAGGGTGGTTTCCAATTTATCCAGGAAATGACCGGACTTTTGTCGCCGGGTATTTTCGCGTCGTTCATCATGGGCTTCTTCTGGAAACGCACCAACTCCGCAGGCGCATTGTTCGCGATCGTGGGTGGCTTCCTGATCGCGCTCGCGATGCACAACAACTACTTCCCGTTCGCCGACTGGACGCAGGTGCCATTCCTCGACCGTATGGGCCTCGTGTTCCTGATTTGCGTGGTGGTAATGTTTATCCTAGGTATGGTAATGCCGGATGAAAAGAAAGGCCTGGCTATCGACGCTTCGATGTTTATCCCGCACCGCAGCTTTGTAATCGGCGCCGCGGTAGTGATCGCGATCATTGCCTATTTGTACGGACATTTCTGGTGA